One Carassius carassius chromosome 28, fCarCar2.1, whole genome shotgun sequence genomic window carries:
- the LOC132108299 gene encoding septin-4-like, protein MVAGESGLGKSTLVNSLFLTDLYKDRNLLNAEERITQTVEITKHTVDIEEKGVRLKLTIVDTPGFGDAVNNTECWKSVADYIDQQFEQYFRDESGLNRKNIQDNRVHCCLYFISPFGHGLRPLDVEFMKALHEKVNIVPVLAKADTLTPTEVKRKKIKIREEIEQYGIKIYQFPDCDSDEDEDFKQQDQELKDSFPFAVIGSNTVVEAKGKRVRGRLYPWGIVEVENPAHCDFVKLRNMLVRTHMQDLKDVTRETHYENYRAHCIQSMTRMVVKERNRNKLTRESGTDFPIPMVPGATETEKLIREKDEELRRMQEMLQKIQEQMHTQREAY, encoded by the exons ATGGTTGCAG GAGAGTCAGGTTTGGGAAAGTCCACCCTGGTCAACAGTCTGTTCCTGACAGATCTCTACAAAGACAGAAATCTGCTCAATGCTGAAG AGAGGATCACGCAGACGGTGGAGATCACCAAACACACGGTGGACATCGAGGAGAAGGGCGTCCGGCTGAAGCTCACTATCGTGGACACACCAGGATTCGGGGACGCTGTCAATAACACTGAATG CTGGAAGTCGGTGGCAGACTACATCGACCAGCAGTTTGAGCAGTACTTCAGAGACGAGAGCGGCCTGAACCGCAAGAACATCCAGGATAACCGCGTGCACTGCTGCCTGTACTTCATCTCGCCCTTCGGTCACGG GTTAAGGCCTCTGGATGTGGAGTTTATGAAGGCTCTTCATGAGAAGGTCAACATTGTTCCTGTACTAGCTAAAGCCGACACACTCACCCCAACGGAGGTCAAGAGAAAGAAAATCAAG ATCCGAGAGGAGATCGAACAGTACGGGATAAAGATCTACCAGTTTCCAGACTGTGATTCAGACGAGGATGAGGACTTCAAACAGCAAGACCAAGAGCTCAAG GACAGCTTTCCCTTCGCTGTGATCGGCAGTAACACCGTCGTGGAAGCCAAGGGCAAGAGGGTTCGAGGACGTCTGTACCCCTGGGGAATAGTGGAAG TGGAGAACCCAGCGCACTGTGACTTCGTGAAGCTGAGGAACATGTTGGTCCGGACACACATGCAGGATCTGAAGGACGTGACCCGGGAAACACACTACGAGAACTACAGAGCACACTGCATCCAGAGCATGACCCGCATGGTGGTGAAGGAGCGCAACCGCAA CAAACTGACCAGGGAGAGCGGCACAGACTTCCCCATTCCCATGGTGCCCGGCGCCACCGAGACGGAGAAGCTGATCCGTGAGAAAGACGAGGAG CTGAGGCGGATGCAGGAGATGCTGCAGAAGATCCAGGAGCAGATGCACACGCAGCGAGAGGCGTATTAA
- the LOC132108300 gene encoding apolipoprotein A-I-2-like: protein MMRFVVLTLAVLLAGCQARFLQDEAPSQLEHVKSALQVYADQMKQSAHKALTHLDGTEFADYKQFLGQSVDNLHGHLLGGLQAIGPVGGQVLEATKDTREKLAKDAEELRKKIEPMREELRQVLQKHFEEYRDELKPFIEEYLTKQQKFMEEMKTKLEPLVKSLKGKIETNWEETKSKLMPILEAVREKVAEHIQALKTLLEPYIQDYREQMEKGAQEFRQSVKSGELRKKMEELGAEVKPHFDGIIAAIQKAMSKA, encoded by the exons ATGATGAGGTTTGTAGTCCTTACCCTCGCTGTTTTACTGGCAG GATGCCAGGCCCGATTCCTGCAGGACGAAGCACCATCGCAGCTGGAGCACGTGAAGTCTGCGCTGCAGGTCTACGCTGATCAGATGAAGCAGTCAGCACACAAGGCCCTCACTCACCTCGACGGCACAGAGTTCGCAGACTACAA GCAGTTCCTGGGCCAGTCTGTGGACAACCTCCATGGCCACCTTCTGGGCGGCTTGCAAGCCATCGGCCCTGTTGGTGGCCAGGTGCTGGAGGCCACTAAAGACACACGTGAGAAGCTGGCCAAGGACGCGGAGGAGCTCCGCAAGAAGATCGAGCCCATGCGTGAGGAGCTGAGGCAGGTGCTGCAGAAGCACTTCGAGGAGTACAGAGACGAGCTGAAGCCTTTCATCGAGGAGTACCTGACCAAACAGCAAAAGTTCATGGAGGAGATGAAGACCAAGCTGGAGCCTCTGGTCAAAAGCTTGAAGGGGAAGATCGAAACCAACTGGGAGGAGACCAAGTCCAAGCTGATGCCCATCTTGGAGGCTGTGCGTGAGAAGGTGGCAGAGCACATCCAGGCCTTGAAGACACTGCTGGAGCCCTACATCCAGGATTACAGGGAGCAGATGGAGAAGGGAGCCCAGGAGTTCCGCCAGAGCGTCAAATCTGGAGAACTGAGGAAGAAGATGGAAGAGTTGGGCGCGGAGGTGAAGCCTCACTTCGATGGTATCATTGCAGCCATCCAAAAGGCTATGAGCAAGGCATAA